Below is a window of Sceloporus undulatus isolate JIND9_A2432 ecotype Alabama chromosome 9, SceUnd_v1.1, whole genome shotgun sequence DNA.
ATATCTGCAAAACTGCTGGCCTTTGACAGAGACACCGAATCTTCATCGTCGGAATCCTTTGGGTCTGCTTTACAACATTCAGAGGTTGCAGAACAAAGCATGGAAACAGATGGAAGCTCTGGGCTTTCtaattctgcctcctcctctgtgaTATCACTAATGACAAAGGAAGTTGTAGATTGGAATGAGGATCCGAAACAAGGTAAAGGAGAAGAGACATTTGAACTTCCTGGAGATAATAAATCTGGCGTTAATGAAGAAGAAGCTGAAAAAGAGAACAATATATATAGACATAAACCTAGTGCCAAACTACAGGTTTTATTCTGTGAAACAGAACACATGTTCAGTCTACATCTTAGCCAACAAAATACATCACTGGCCCTTGTCCCACATCTCTTAGTTAGATGCTCTTCCAATGCAGAGTTAGGCATCACTCCTTCCCATGCGCTCCCTTTACAAGTTACATCACTTAGATAGCAATACTGTAATACAGTGTgcctttcccttatgcagggatttGTTCCGGACCACTctgcgtaagggaaataccatgtatgttggagccccattgaaaacaatgaggcTTGTGCCTGCGGTGTGCATTTCCAgccgcggctttcagcatatgctgaaagccacgtatgatgcgggcgcactgtatttagaAGTCTATGGTTCTAATCTTGGGGCCTCAATAAATGGAATTCTCAAAAGAACTCTAGCAGAAAGAAGTTGTTGGTATTGTCCATACTGACTGTAAGCAAACTGGCCGACTGAGACATAGGCCACTACTCCAGATTAACTAAATCCCAACTTTCCTTTTTCTGTTAGAACCAGTCCTGCCCTCTTGCACAAATCACTTCCTTTCATGTGTTAAATTGAAAGCCACTAGGCAAAAAGGGAAGGTGTTTCTGTGTGACAATTTCCAGAAGCAGGGATCCTTCCTTTTAGAGTACATAAGACTTGGTGAAAAACTGCAAATGGAAAGTACAAGGGAGTGACAGTGATTACTCATGGCTTAATACTGCAAAATGTTCCAGGCTCAACTGATAGTATCTGCAGTAAAAATACTGTTGGCTTTTCGTATCCATGGgtatctgttctggaccccctccccagAAGATAAGGGGGGAAAAAGCAGGACTTCAAGtactgttgtccccaatggcagtgtggccacatgTACACACCTCCACTGAGAACAAcgggacttgccatccacagatgctcagatCTGCGGACAGTGAGTCTAAGGATAGCAAGACCCCCTGTATTCTCAAGTTGCAGGTGATGGAAAAAACTCTTTTTGCTCAAGACCTGGAGAGCAGTTACTAGCTTAAGTAGATAATACGGGACCATATTAATAAATAGTCCCACCGGGGGCAATGCAGCTTTCTATATTCATAGAAATAAGATGTAACAGATAAGATGCATCCAATATACCAGTGCTTCAAAGCCCTGAGATGAAAAGTAATGTAAACTGACCATTTACAACAGGAAATTACATTTTGATGTGGACGGTAAATATCAGAGTATACTGACTATTCACAGATAATACAGATCTCTATAAATATATCTAAACTCATCCCACAGATTCTATTATCTTGGTATGGGTCAACCAAATTGTTCATCCAATATCCTATTGGATAGTGGCTGAATGGAAGGATTTCTTAATAGTAGAAGCAATGGCTGTATTCATATTAATATTAGTTTTATTAAAGTATATAGTAATCAGTTGATACAAAGATGGTGTGGTTATAAAATTGCTTTAGCAAAACATTGGAAATGAAATGCAGCAAGAAAGgcttaatactttaaaaaaattctgagaagaaaaatctttaaaatgtattatttaaaagAGTTAACTGCAATACAATTTATGATGTCAAAATCATAGAGTTCATTTTGTGTAATGTGAATTAGAGACTGTCGGGGAACTAGAAGTCAGTGGGCACATTTGGTCATTGTCTCTAAAGAAGTGCAGCATTCATTACAAGTGGGAGGACTATGTTGGGTAAGGATACAGTTCTCTGGTAAACAGCAACCACAGTGTGCTAAATACACATAGAAAAGAAAAGTACGTCAAGGTAGGgcagatcagtatgcaaagggatcgtgtTGCACCTTTAAGAAAGAAGCTGGTCACTTTCCTTCttttagtcagtctcaaaggtgctacaaaatacgtttgcatactgattttccagctatgtctttgaatagaTGGCAAAGGTTCACATAACTGAGTTCAAAAGATAATGTTTGGCTTTACATCTGCTCTGATTATATCAAGTTTTTACAGCCTGTGGCATCACAAGACTTTAAGTGCAGCCTTCTAGGGACACTGCAATCCCAATGCCCACAATTCATCCTTCTGTCACCACTAGTTGCATACAATTCACcctttccttcttgctgctactaTTAAGCTGAATCTTGAGACCCCATGAGTAATTCAATGACTTACAGAAGAGTTCAAACCAAGATTTTCAAGTTCCAAGTAGATGCTCTCAAGGTGTGATTTTCTATAAATAAGACATTTTCACATTTCAATGCCCAAAGTCAATGATGACTAGCAAACTAGAGTTCACCCATATTCATGGTGGGGGTCAGAATAGTAAGAGTGGGAACTGACCTTGGCCAGCCTGGCATGTTACAGATAGTGTTCTTGCAGCTGCTGGGAAGCTGCTAGGAGGAACTCTGGCTCCCTCCGCTCATTGTGTCATTTATAGTTACATTTGAGCAACATGGGATGATTAaggaaaaataaactgaaagCTCTATTGTTGATTGTTAAAACCTAACACTGAATGAAGATAGTGAGCATCTCAGTAATGTACATGTGAATTTTTAGTCATCTGTAACGACACCTTgcaagcttgtaaatgtgggaATCCTGCAATCCTATCAATAAAGTTGTTCTTTCTTTGTTACTGTAAGGACTGCCGGGCAGCTCTGTTATGGAGGGGAAACCCTTGATCAAGGATAACAATCTTTTTACAGAGATTCAGGATCGACCTGCAGTCCATGTACACTAAGGATGGTCGTGGTGGGAGCGGATATCTCAGTTCTCCCCAGTGCTCACACTACCAGAGAAGAAAGATCTACCTGAGGACTGCTTAGATATGAGGTAGAGAGAAGGCTCTCTATTCCCTCCCAGAGACATACAAGGTGTGTCCTCTGAACCCCAAGCTAGCATCACATGTGGACTTGGGTCCAAAAAAGTTAGACAGCCCTTAGATAGGTCAAcagtttgaaaaaacaaacaaaccattgtATCTATGGACTCCCTTTGTAACACACCTTAAGAGAATACTTCTGAAGTTTACTTCAGCTGGTTTCAGCTGACTACAAATGGTGGTAATAGGAAGCTGTGGtttaataaatgctggaaatattGAAGTAGGGTGAGAAAGATGTGGGAACGGCAAGAGGGAGTATGAACATACACCTGGTCTCCTTCCAAGAAACCAGGACTCAATCTCATTAGCATTCAAAATCTTTCCTGCACATTAGATTGAAACCTCATTAGCTTTCAAAGTCTTTCACATTAATACTTAAATAGATTTAAACTGGATAAGAACAAAGGTGAAAATCATACAGTCcttctgatgttgttggactgcaactttccaGTGTTCCTTACCACTGAcaatgctgactagggctgctgttAGTGGCAGTCTAACAGTATCTggaggccacacaattcccattccTTTGATAAACCTTTTAAAATCAGATTAACACAGGATCTTTTTTGGTGTTAAAGATCAATTTGAAAttgatgtttaaaaatcatataacCTCTGGTATAATTAACTACACTTGTCCTCCACGTTTGCGGTTTTGACCTTTGTAGATCTGATTTGTCATGGATtgtattaatgtgttctctcattgcactgaaggacctagagattcctatagagaacactccactaggcatttgtagctcctccagtgcaattctatggtcaatgtctggcagatgttgaccatagagttgcactggaggacctagagattcctagagaggtgttctctcacaTAAacaaatagtgtttttgttatttgtggtttttccacattcttgGGGTTCctctgcccctaaccccagcaaatgtggagggacgagtgtactacCTAGGATGTTAATCCTACATACACATCTTATTTCAGGCAGCCAAAATAATTTTCCACCCTGAAGCTATACTAAATgattagatgcctttaaaaattaAGCTATTAACTATAATTGTTTGGCACGCTAATTTCTAAATCGAGATCCTGGCTAGCACTTGTGGTCTAACACTTGGGCTAGCAAACACATAGCCTGTATTCAGGTTTAGCATTTCATTGTACCTGGTCTTCCATCCATCTGAATACCTAACCCATGTTTAAGGACTGGCCACAAAACCTTAAAGTACCATTGTGAAATTCATTTGTCAACAATGGTGAACCACACCTTCACTGAATGAACTAAAGTTAAAGAGTTTTGCCACTTCTACAAGAAAGTTGTACTGACAATGTGGGGCTAGTTGCCATTTGGTAACCAAAACCATGGTTTCAGTATTGCATCTGAGATCTTAACATGGCAGCAGAAAATGATTAGTGCTAGGAGAAAAGCGATCTGAGTTTCTAAGCTCAAAGAGAACATGTCCTTTGTGGCTAGATCGAAACAAAGTGGGCATGCAGAGAGAAGACATAGTGATTGGTCTCTCTTCTGCCAGCACACTCTTCCACCTACACAGAAATTCTTTGTTGCCTCTGGTGACCAAGTATGTCAATAAATATAAAGCTCCTGTGGTCCCTCCCAAAGAGTTTGGCTTAAATCCAACTGATactccactgaatcaatgaaaactTTATAAAGCAATATACTTCCAGGAATtaaatgggtttattctagttAAAACTAACATTAGATTTAGGCCTTGGTAAAGCAAGTGTCATGCTGGGATTTTCTAGACAAGCCAGACACTACAGACAATACAttactattttattctatttactGTATATGTTATTCCCATTTCATTACACATACGAACCTAAATAATCTGGTCCTAGTTATGCACTGTACAAAATGTTAGTCACTCTGGGCTGACACAATTTTTGACCAAACTAAAGCAGCCAACATGGGGTAGTTTGTGAACTGGACTActcttctggagaccagggttcaaatcctcactaagccatggaaacccaccttgggaaagtcacacactctcagccacagaaggcAAAGCCAACCCCTCTCCCCAATAAAAATCCTTGATATTATTGAtttatgggttgccataagttgaaaatgccctgaaggcacaaagcaacaacaacaaaagcagactCACTAAAATAACTGGAAGTGTTAGTCATCACCTATGTGTATACTATCAATTTGAATGAGTCGAACGATTGGGAATAAAACTAGATTTAGCATACTAATTCAACAATTTGGTGAGTTTAACTGGCAGGAAACAGCTGGTCTCTAAAATTACATTAATTGCTTCAAAATATAAAGGAAGAATAAAAATGGGAGTAGTAAAATAGCCCTCTTCAACACAAATTTTCAAGTAGGACAAATGAAGTGACCAGGTAACTTGTACTATTTTTGCAACTAAGCAGtactggacataatattctaccccaacagagaaaggagaggaagaggacgCCTGATTAAGTCTGTTTTGAAAGAAAGACAATGAGGAGTCATCTATATACAGGTTCTATAATGATTCTGCAATCGCTGTTGCTACCATTTATTTTCACCAGAATACAGTAGATAGCAACCTTGTCATACTTCCTAACATAACTCTTAGAAAATCTTTTTGAAACTTGATGCTGAAAGCTGACTCAAATGTACAATGAGCAGGGTGACTCAGGCTTAAAGGTGAAATAACATTTTTCTCAAACCCTTCTTCACCACCTTTGGTTATACAAAAGCAGAGATATAGCTTTCAAGTTACTTCTTTGCCTAGTATACCTACTCCTGCAGGCTTTATTTTTATATCTACCATACCCACATCAAATTTTAGAACACTGTCTTGTACTATTTGGATGTTGCATTCTTACCGGAATCTGCTGCTACAATCTTTGCTATCTGACTCCGTAGATGACTTAGTTCCTCCTGGAGTTCTGTAGTCCGACTTAAAGCAGGTAAGCCTGGTTTCTTCAGCGCCAACAACTTTTCTTCTTGCTTTCTTAAATTTGGAACAGAAGCGTTCCGTTGAATAACAAAGAATGGGGTGGGTTTCCACTTGTGCTTTAATGGACGTGTGTCTGTCCTAAAAATTAAGAATCAAATACTTCAATGAACTGACCTGGGTGAGCAAAATATAGATCATACTCAAATCGCGCTTGCTATTTGTCACTAGGATATCCGTTATTGTTAAAGAATCCATTTTGGGCTGCCCTTAACTCTTTCTGCTCCTCAGACTACTATAATTCCACATCCAGAGAAACTGAAAAGCAAGCATGATTTAATGTATACCCCTTTCCTGAGACAATATTATCAGAGATGGCCAATGCAAGTTCATGAAGATGCCTTCTTCACTCAAGGATAAATGACAGGAACCCTGCAGACAACTAATATATTCAAACAAGACTTGCAGGAATTTTCTTATGAGAATAGTATTTTATTAAAGGAAGTTCACAACTGAATCATCATGCATATGTGAATCAGCCCTTCTCCTGCTTCTTTGCTTGTAGCTATCCTACCCATTATTTATGCTACCAGCTACTATGATCACCACAAATAGCCCCTCTGTAACTGAGAATGAACACGCTGTAGCTTCTGTCTCCTACTCCAGCCTTCCTTTAGCATTTTATATAAAAGTCTCTCTGTTTTCATGGGATGTCACTCAGCTCTATATTCTAACCATATACATggttatgtgaagtcgaaggctttaatggccagcatccatagatttttgtaggtttttcaggctatgtggctatgtggccatgttctagaagatgctaAAGATACCATACATggttccctctctttctctttctagttactagcaaatattaaaaaaaatttatatCTTAAAGCAACCCAAAATTGACTTGATATGAATCTTGTCCTCCCCAAAACCTAAAATTCTCTTATAAAAGATCTatttaaagagaaagaagggaagaaagacatAGTAAGTCAACTCAAGAGGCTTTATTTTTAGCAATGTTCAAGTTTCTATACTGGGACATACCAAGAATAGAATTCAATAGGCAATtgaggaaaagggggaaggatGTACCTGACTCTAGCATATGTTTCTTCATCATCTGAAGCTATCCATGCAACATCTGCCAGAGTGGGGACTGGAGGTGTATCATTTAAATAGAGATCGGAAACATTTGGTAGCACctgcaggagagaaagagaatgcaatGAACATTATTATgcaataccattaaaaacatctttcAATTTGTGACTAGTTTTTCCTTAGAAACCAATTTTCTGTGTATTCAGAAGACAGGTGGGATCTGCAACAAAATACTGAAGAGTATTTTCACTCTCTAACAGAAGTGTTCAGGGGTTTAAGACTGCAGCCAATCAAGCCTTTTTCCAGGACAATTTCAGTTGTTAGGGGGGCTCAAGACACACAAGGTATTCTCCCTGCTTAGTTTTCAATTTCTCTTTTCCAACCAACATTCCATGATTTTTGATATTCACTAAGAATGTTCAgtccttattattattgttgttgttgttgttgttttgtttttgggagaAGTAGGTTGTTGCCTTTTggtgtttttctctttcccccttctttttatttattttccactaCTGCTTGGTTGTTACATCTGCAAACGCTGGGATTTCTATGAATATGCAATGTAGAAAAGAGACAAAGTCCTAAGATGTTGAAAAAAAGAGATgattttattaaagaaaacaaCTCAATCCATTTTGTCCTGGAAACAGGTAAGCGTTGGAGACACTCTTTTGAGACTTCCTGCAGGTTGATTTTAAATTTGTAATCCCAGAAGGAATGACAATAAAAATATGTCCAGGCTGAAATACTCTATTTTCAGTATACTGTACAATCCCATCTCTTTTCAACATCTTGAgattttgtgtcttttagatctATTAGATGTTTCttatcctttttgtttttgtttctcttatGTCAGTATTTTCTTCTCTATTTCTCAAAGTTTTGTTTTGGCTCATTTTTGTAAGCATGCTAGTAGTCTgctgcaaaataatttatttcttcacTCTCCTGTAACCAACTGCACAATGTGGGATTCAGCGGCCATATGTTATTGTGACGTTTCTTTTCCAGTACCTTTACAGCATAGAAATGATGATTGGATTTGATATAAAGGTCAAAATTCTGTTGATATTCCTAAAGGAGagttattgaatcaatggaaatttgTACATCCAGACTTATAGAAGTTGTATGGATTCACCTGGTCCACTCTGTTTGAGACCAATATTGAATTTAGGAAAAAGTATGCAAAAATCTTCATGGTCAGTTGCTGCTTGCATGTGATTAAAGTTTGTCTAGTCCCAAGGTTGGGAACTTCTAACTTCATATATTGTTGACCATACTAGCTGGAATTAACAAGATTAGGAGTCTTTGCAAGGGCCACTGATTTACAACTGCAGTTGAGTCTTTGAATGTCTCCAATCCCATGTAACATGTCAGAACCAAATACTCTTTTGCATATTTGTGCAAATTGTTTTTACTGTGTAAAACATGACAGCTAGTACTAAATAAGTTCCTCACATATGACTTATTTCAAGACAGAATTAATTCCTGCAAGCTTCACAGCAGTTGGAGAAATCGTTACAGTTCAAAGTTCTTCTCCAAGCCTGACATTGTGCAAACAACACACAGATAGGTGAATTCTGGGCTGTTTTAAAGGGCTAATTTCTGCAAAAGAGTTAACTTCAGTGGATATCTAGACATCTACAGCCTAGAATGAACAATGGCAAAGCCTGGATAGTGATGCCACTCAGTCTCTTGTACTTCTGAGCCAGGAGTCTTATGTATGAAATGATTAAATCTTATGCACCAAATGACTAAATATGGCAGGATTAGGGGAGGGCAACACATACCAAAGACTCCAACTCTCATCATTTGTAACCAACACAGTTGAGGGTGAGCAATGATGGGAGCACtggtccagcaatatctggagagccaaacaTTTCACATGCCTAACCCATGGACACTGAAATGAGGTGCCTCAGGTTAAGTTCTATAGCTTAATCTCAATTCCTGCTCTCAAAGTTGCAGACCTCTAAAACATTCGCAGCAACCAATATTTCAATCTA
It encodes the following:
- the MTFR1L gene encoding mitochondrial fission regulator 1-like, coding for MEADSTIPIWQNKPHGSSRSFVRRIGTSLPLKPCARACFEVLPNVSDLYLNDTPPVPTLADVAWIASDDEETYARVRTDTRPLKHKWKPTPFFVIQRNASVPNLRKQEEKLLALKKPGLPALSRTTELQEELSHLRSQIAKIVAADSASSSLTPDLLSPGSSNVSSPLPCFGSSFQSTTSFVISDITEEEAELESPELPSVSMLCSATSECCKADPKDSDDEDSVSLSKASSFADMMGILKDIHRMKQNKDLNKTLLKEEDPAVLIAEVLRRKFALKDEDVNMKKN